The sequence below is a genomic window from Clostridium sp. BJN0001.
TTCTACTATTATTAGTATATTTTATCAATTTATATAAGAATAATTAAAAATAAGTTTACATTTACACTTACCATTCAATAAGCGTTGAAGCATAAGTAAGTCCTCCTCCAAATGCTACTAAAATAATCTTATCTCCTTTTTTAATAAGATTTTTTTCATAACATTCACATAATGCAATAGGTTCAGATGCTGCCGATGTATTTGCTACTCTGTCAATATTTATAAAAAACTTATCTATATCTAAATTTAATTTTTTTGCAGTATAAGTTATAATTCTTTTATTTGCTTGATGTGGAATTATAAATTTTATATTTTCAAGTTTTTCATCGTTATATTCGAGTGCTTTTAGAATTGCTTCTCTCATTGCATTTACAGCAAATTTAAATACTTCTCTTCCATTCATTCTAATAAATGGATCCTTTTTAATAATAGATTCTGCAAACGGTGAATCTAAATCTCTTGCTCCAACTTCAAGTGCACTGCTTTTACTTCCTAATGCGCGAAGATATGATCTTTTTACGACTCCTCTATCACATCCTTCTTGAAGAATACATGCACCAGCACCGTCTCCAAAAAGAACACATGTTGATCTGTCTTTCCAATCAATAAGTTTTGATAGAACTTCTGCTCCAATTACTAAAGCATTTTTATATCCATTAACCATCATCATACTTTTAGCTATTTCAATTCCATAAACAAATCCAGAACATGCAACACTTATATCAAAGCACGCTGCATCTTGTGCATTTAATTTATCCTGAAGAATACATGCAACAGATGGAACAAATTTATCAGGACTTATAGTCGCTACAATTATCAAATCAAGATCTTCTCCTCTTAAATTAGCATCTTTTAATGCTTTTAAGGAAGCTTTATATGCTATATCTGAAGTATCTTCATTTTTTGATATTCTTCTTGTATTTATTCCAGTTCTCTCAACTATCCATTCATTATCAGTATCTACGATTTTTGATAAATCTTCATTTGATACTATAAAATCTGGAACGTATGAACCAAGCCCCTTAATTCCTATATTTTTCATTGCAATCTCCTTTATTTTTCTAATTTCGAATTAATAAATTCATTTATTTTCTTTAATGAAGAAAATAATATTTTCTGTTCTTTTTCGCTTAATCCCTCAACTGATGTATTTACCATCTCTCTATGAAATCTTGAATGAAGTCTATATGCAAGTCTTCCTTTATGTGTAAGTGTAATAAGTACGACTCTTCTATCTTCTTCAATTCTTTTTCTTTCTACATATCCTTTTTTTATTAGTTTCCCAACACCTGTTGTTAATGTACTTACAGTAATGTTTAATATTTGTGCAACTTCTGTCATTGTTTTTTTACTATACATTCCAATTGCTTCAATTGTATGTATCTCTGTTATCGATAGATCCTTAAGTACTCCTTTTTTCAGAGTATTTTCTTCCATCTGCAGAATATCATTAAACAGCAGTACAAGTAACTCATTTATCTCTTTCTGTGTTTTATCCATTTTTTTACCTCTTTGAATAAATGTGTTAAATTTTGTTAAAATACTTTGATAATCAAAATATACTATATTCAAAATAAATTGTCAATAATTTATCAAATTATATTAACATAATATATAATTCTTTTTTAATTATTTTAACTATGATATAATCTTTATGATGTAATAATTAAATTATATGATAAAAGAGGAGGTATTCCTATGAAAAAGAAATTATTTTTAGTATCTACACTTATCATAAGTAGTCTTTTTTTAATTTCATGTACTTCAAACAAAAATTTAGCAACTGATACATCATCAGAATCAAATGATATTTCTGAAAGTACTGAAGAAAGTTCTCCAGCAGCAGATAATAAATCGAAATCTGAAGAAAAAGACGATACTAAAGTTGCTGAAAAAAAAGTTTCTCTGTATATTTACACAGAAGATGCTAACTCAATGGAACTTCAGCAATCTAAAGCAATTGAAATTAATGAAAATGCAAGTTTATCTGACAAGCTTAAATATTTAGCTGATGGAATATCAAAAAATAATTTTGATTCTCTTCCAATCGAAGTTAAATCTATAGATAAAGTAGGAGACAAAACTATTGCAACCATTAATCTTAAAGATCCATCTAATAAGAAAAATGCATGGTATCAAATGCTTCAAGGCTCTACAGGCGGTCAGATAACATCTGATACTTTAATTGAAACATTTATTCAGACTAAATATAAAGGTGAGTGGATAGATGGCGTTACATTCTTAATGAATGGAGCTAAAATAGAAGCAGAACATGCTCCTACACTTTCTGATACAGTTTATAGAAATTAAAAAAAATGTTACAAAAGAACAAAAATTCTTTTGTAACATTTTTAATTTAACTTAAACAATTATTTATTTTTCTTATATTTTTTCAATTCTGATAATCTCTTTAAAGCTTCTTTTAAAGTATCATCTTTTTTTGCAAAATGAAATCTTATATATTTATTTATATTTTCTTTAAAAAAGCTTGAGCCAGGCACTCCAGCGACTCCAATATTTTTAATAAGCCATGTAGCAAACTCATTATCATCATCAAATCCAAACTCAGATATATCAACCATTACATAATACGCTCCTTGAGGATTAAAATATTTTAATCCAATTTTATCAAGCCCTTTTGTAAATAGCTCTCTTTTCTCTGTATACAATTTAGTAAGATTTTCATAATAATCATCTTTAAAGTTAAGTCCTGTAACTGCTGCTTCCTGAAGTGGTGCAGCTGCCCCTACAGTTAGAAAATCGTGAACCTGTTTGCATCTTTTAATTATATTTTTATCTGCAATTACATACCCTAGTCTCCATCCTGTTATTGAATATGTTTTTGATAATGAGCTACATGAAATTGTTCTCTCTTTCATTCCAGGAAGAGATGCCATATAAATATGCTTATATGGAGGATAAACTATATGCTCATAAACTTCGTCTGTTATTACATACGTATCAAATTCTTTTGCCAAATCTGCTATGTATAAAAGTTCTTCTTTTGAAAACACTTTTCCTGTTGGATTAGAAGGATTACATAATATAAGTGCTTTAGGATTCTCTCTAAAAGCATCTCTTAATTCATCTTTATCAAAGTTAAAATATGGTGGCTTAAGTTCTACATAAATAGGTGTACATCCTGATAAAATTGCATCAGCTGCATAATTTTCATAAAATGGTGAAAACACAATAACTTTATCATCGCTATTACATACACTCATCATTGCAGTCATCATAGCTTCAGTGCTTCCACATGTAACAACTATATTTTCATCCGGATTTATATCTATATTCATAAACTTGTTCTGTTTGCAAGCTAATGCTTCTCTAAAATTTTTAGCTCCCCATGTAACAGAATACTGATGTGGTCCCTTATCTGCAACTTCTTTAAGCCTGTTTGTAATTTCCTTTGGTGGATCAAAATCTGGAAAACCTTGAGATAAATTTATTGCTCCATACTTATTTGATATTCTTGTCATTTTTCTTATGACTGATTCAGTAAAACCATCAAGTCTTTTACTTAATTCTTTCATAATTTTCCCCCTCTTTTTCATATAAAATTCTATTAAATTAACAGAATCCTTTTATATATTATTGCATATTTTTTGATATATTACTATTATTTATAACAATATAACACAAAATAGGTTGCTGCACTAAATTATTAGTGCAACAACCTATTTTTGTCGAAAAATATTGTAATTTATTTAAAAGTACCTATATCTTTTCTATAATAAGCACCATCAAACTTAACATATTTTAAATTGCTATATGCGTCATCTCTTGCTTCAGATTCATCTTTACCCATTCCTATAACTGAAAGAACTCTTCCCCCATTAGTTTTTAAAACAGAATCTTCTTTTTTAGCTCCTGCAAAGAAAACTTTGCTCTTTATTTCTTTATCTATTTTTATTTCATATCCTTTATTATATTTTAAAGGATAACCTTTTGATGCGAGCACTACATTTATGCATACACCTTTTTTCCAAGTAACATTTTCTTCAGATAGTTTTTCATCAATAGATGCTTCTATTAAATCTACAAGATCACTATCCATCAAATATAATACTGACTGAGTTTCAGGATCTCCCATTCTTACATTATATTCAAGAAGATATACTCCTTTTTTAGTCATCATAAGTCCAAAGAAAATTATTCCATGATAATCAAATCCCTCTTCTTTAATTCCTTCAAGAGTTTTACTCATAATATTTTCTTTAAAATCTTTTAATATATCAGAAGTAACAAAAGGATTTGGTGCAACTGCTCCCATACCACCTGTATTAGGTCCTTTTCCACCATCGTATATCTGTTTATGATCTTTAGCTGATATAAAAGGCACTATAACATTTCCATCAGTAATAGATAAAATTGATGCTTCTACTCCTTCTAAGAATTCCTCAATTATAATCTTTTTACCTGCACCATTAAATATATCATCAATCATATATGCTTTAACTTCTTTTTGTGCTTCTTCTTTAGTAGCACATATTGAAACGCCTTTACCTGCTGCAAGTCCATCAGCTTTTATAACTGCTGGATATGGACATGTCTCTAAATATTTTAAAGCTTTATCTGCATCAGTAAATTTCTCATAAGCTGCAGTTTTTACCCCATATTTTTTCATAAATTCTTTTGAAAAGCTCT
It includes:
- a CDS encoding beta-ketoacyl-ACP synthase III → MKNIGIKGLGSYVPDFIVSNEDLSKIVDTDNEWIVERTGINTRRISKNEDTSDIAYKASLKALKDANLRGEDLDLIIVATISPDKFVPSVACILQDKLNAQDAACFDISVACSGFVYGIEIAKSMMMVNGYKNALVIGAEVLSKLIDWKDRSTCVLFGDGAGACILQEGCDRGVVKRSYLRALGSKSSALEVGARDLDSPFAESIIKKDPFIRMNGREVFKFAVNAMREAILKALEYNDEKLENIKFIIPHQANKRIITYTAKKLNLDIDKFFINIDRVANTSAASEPIALCECYEKNLIKKGDKIILVAFGGGLTYASTLIEW
- a CDS encoding MarR family transcriptional regulator; translated protein: MDKTQKEINELLVLLFNDILQMEENTLKKGVLKDLSITEIHTIEAIGMYSKKTMTEVAQILNITVSTLTTGVGKLIKKGYVERKRIEEDRRVVLITLTHKGRLAYRLHSRFHREMVNTSVEGLSEKEQKILFSSLKKINEFINSKLEK
- a CDS encoding pyridoxal phosphate-dependent aminotransferase; this translates as MKELSKRLDGFTESVIRKMTRISNKYGAINLSQGFPDFDPPKEITNRLKEVADKGPHQYSVTWGAKNFREALACKQNKFMNIDINPDENIVVTCGSTEAMMTAMMSVCNSDDKVIVFSPFYENYAADAILSGCTPIYVELKPPYFNFDKDELRDAFRENPKALILCNPSNPTGKVFSKEELLYIADLAKEFDTYVITDEVYEHIVYPPYKHIYMASLPGMKERTISCSSLSKTYSITGWRLGYVIADKNIIKRCKQVHDFLTVGAAAPLQEAAVTGLNFKDDYYENLTKLYTEKRELFTKGLDKIGLKYFNPQGAYYVMVDISEFGFDDDNEFATWLIKNIGVAGVPGSSFFKENINKYIRFHFAKKDDTLKEALKRLSELKKYKKNK
- the purD gene encoding phosphoribosylamine--glycine ligase, whose product is MKILLIGSGGREHALAWKMAQNKNVEKIYVAPGNGGTAIEDKCENVNLTKIEDLLKFAKDNKIDLTVVGPEDPLTCGIVDTFKNEGLRIFGPSKKAAMLEGSKSFSKEFMKKYGVKTAAYEKFTDADKALKYLETCPYPAVIKADGLAAGKGVSICATKEEAQKEVKAYMIDDIFNGAGKKIIIEEFLEGVEASILSITDGNVIVPFISAKDHKQIYDGGKGPNTGGMGAVAPNPFVTSDILKDFKENIMSKTLEGIKEEGFDYHGIIFFGLMMTKKGVYLLEYNVRMGDPETQSVLYLMDSDLVDLIEASIDEKLSEENVTWKKGVCINVVLASKGYPLKYNKGYEIKIDKEIKSKVFFAGAKKEDSVLKTNGGRVLSVIGMGKDESEARDDAYSNLKYVKFDGAYYRKDIGTFK